Proteins encoded in a region of the Mycolicibacterium chitae genome:
- the rfbD gene encoding dTDP-4-dehydrorhamnose reductase, with the protein MSNRIVITGAAGQVGRFLTARATAEGRAVLALNSAQWNIADPAAAPALSSDDVVVNCAAYTNVDGAEAAPADARAVNATGPANVARACAAAGARLIHISTDYVFGGDTDRGPGRPYELDDPADPVNVYGASKLDGERAVAEALPTATVVRTSWVYTGGSGNDFVAVMAGKARAGQAVDVVDDQVGSPTYTGDLVAALLQIVDERPAAPLLHAGNGGEASRFDQARAVYAAVGADPDLVRPVGSGAHPRPAARPSYSALAHGQSEWAGLRPLPPWQDAVARALAGA; encoded by the coding sequence CGGTTCCTGACCGCCCGCGCAACGGCGGAGGGCCGGGCCGTGCTGGCCCTGAACTCCGCGCAGTGGAACATCGCCGACCCGGCCGCCGCGCCCGCGCTGAGCAGCGACGACGTCGTCGTCAACTGCGCGGCCTACACCAACGTCGACGGCGCGGAGGCGGCCCCCGCCGACGCCCGGGCGGTCAACGCAACCGGGCCGGCGAATGTGGCGCGCGCCTGCGCGGCCGCCGGGGCGCGACTGATTCACATTTCCACCGATTACGTGTTCGGCGGCGACACCGACCGCGGCCCGGGACGGCCCTACGAACTCGACGACCCGGCCGACCCGGTCAACGTGTACGGCGCCAGCAAGCTCGACGGCGAGCGGGCCGTGGCCGAGGCGCTGCCGACGGCCACCGTGGTCCGCACCTCGTGGGTCTACACCGGCGGCTCCGGCAACGACTTCGTGGCCGTGATGGCCGGCAAGGCGCGGGCGGGCCAGGCCGTCGACGTCGTCGACGACCAGGTCGGCTCGCCCACCTACACCGGCGACCTGGTGGCCGCGTTGCTGCAGATCGTCGACGAGCGGCCGGCGGCGCCGCTGCTGCACGCCGGCAACGGCGGCGAGGCCAGCCGGTTCGATCAGGCCCGCGCGGTGTACGCCGCCGTCGGTGCCGACCCCGACCTGGTGCGCCCCGTCGGGTCCGGGGCCCATCCGCGCCCGGCCGCGCGCCCGTCGTACTCGGCGCTGGCCCACGGGCAGTCCGAATGGGCCGGGCTGCGGCCGCTGCCGCCCTGGCAGGATGCGGTGGCTCGGGCACTCGCCGGGGCCTGA